From the genome of Bacteroidota bacterium:
GTAACCACCTCGCCTGAGCCATCCGTATTCCATAATACCGGGAAATCACCCACCGCATCCTGGCTGAAATCATCATAGAAAATGACTTTCTCACCAGCGATGAAATCGTATTTGGAATAGGTTTGAAGGGCAGGCTGCTCCTTTTTTAAAGTATCAGTCTTTACACTTTCTTTGTTTGCGTCGGAGGGATTTTCCGCTTCTTTTTTAGCAGCATCGTCCGTCTTTGCTTTGTCATCTTTATTCTCACCCTTAATATCCTTTTCCGCGGCATCAAGACCTTTATCGATGCCCTGGTCGGTGCGCTGGACAGCGCGGTCTTTAATTTTCTTTCCAAGATTGATCTGCGCTGAAACACTGCTTGTTAAGGCAAGTGCACAAACTAAAAACATCGATGTTAATAATGATTTCATGGCTAATCCGGTTTTAAATATGTTTATTTATGAATATTAATATTATGCTAAAGTACAAAAAAATCAGTTTGTTGATGGCCGAGTCCCAAAATAAATCGCTCAATCGGCCATCGGCAATCGCTCAATTTCATGCCGTTCTTTCCTGAAAAACCACCATTCAATAGATAAAGGGTGCATCTCACTCATTCGGTAATTTTTACTGACTTTATTATCGTAATTTCGTTACATGAAACCATATCATGCCATCATCATTGATGATGAACGGAATATTCGTGAAGCGCTGGAGTTGTTGCTCAAACAATATTGCCCCGAAATTCATGTATGCGGAGCGGCTGCTTCGGCTAACGAAGGACGCGAATTATTAAAAATCCACGAGGTCGATTTTATCTTTCTCGACATTTCGATGCCCAAAGAAGATGGCTTTGCTTTTCTCCGTTCCATCGAAAAAGAGAAATACGGGATCATCTTCGTCACGGCTTACCAGGAATATGCCCTGCGTGCATTAAAAGCCAATGCCATCGACTATTTGTTAAAACCAGTCAATCATGACGAACTCCGTGAAGCGGTGTCCAAAGCTATTCATTACCATGAGCTGAGGCGCAGCAAAGCTGAAGCCCAATCAAT
Proteins encoded in this window:
- a CDS encoding LytTR family DNA-binding domain-containing protein; this translates as MKPYHAIIIDDERNIREALELLLKQYCPEIHVCGAAASANEGRELLKIHEVDFIFLDISMPKEDGFAFLRSIEKEKYGIIFVTAYQEYALRALKANAIDYLLKPVNHDELREAVSKAIHYHELRRSKAEAQSIYSQSLNNLHEQIHSENKIINKITIAEQFGFRMVNVSDLMYLQADSNYTILHISGLDKIVATRSLGEFEKILEHPNFFRIHKSTIINLNFLKAYSSYEGNFAELTDGTRLSISRRKLNEFREAVKHFSKGID